The DNA window agattAGTGATTTTGGCCAAAGATAGACTTCGTTACAAGGTTTTTAGTTGGACTGGGTCTTCTTCTGAGGGAAAAGTCGATGAGGATGTTCCAATGTCATGAATCTGAGTGTAAGTAGAGTACTACTATATAGCAACGAAGATTGACAACCGAGAAGTTTTCCATCGCTTTTACAAATTACATCGAATATGCAGTATTCAACAGGGAATCCGATAACACACAAACATGGCACGAATCAGAGCCAAGAGACAACGCCTAGGTAGCTTGAAGAATTCTGTGAATAATAGATAACGACACCCCAGAAGGAGAGTGGGGGAATAATAGTAGCGGGGGATGGCATTTGGCGGACGCACTAAAATACGGTTCGCTCCTTCCAAATACATCGATGTGACCACTTTCAGATTAAAGACGtatcaacaaatcaataacaataagGATCAGCCCGACGTGCGATCATTTTGTGTCGTATCTTTCTCACGCGTTTTTCTCTAAATCTAGAATCTTAGAGACAACTAATTGACTTGCTCTTATACCTCAAGTGAGGTATCATGACGTTCCACAATGATAGGGCTTCCGTAGAACGAAAGAGCATAAATGGCGAGGTACGAGAAGCTGGCCTGGAAGCTGGATTGCCGTCTCCAACCGACGGATATGGAGAAACCAAAAATGACGTTAACGATATGCTGAGACTGGGAAAGAAGCAAGAATTCAAGGTGTGCAAATTACAGTACAGTTGGCCTCGACGACGGCAGCAAATTAACTGAGCTATAGAGAAACTTTAGTCTCATCTCCACTCTCggtttcatttcaatatatatgGCAACATGGGAGTTTGTCCTAGTGTTCGTGTTCCGCAATTCCAGTGTCAATAAGACAAATTACCTTACAGAACTATAGGTCACTGAGTGTCGGGTTGATCAATGGAGGGTTTGCTGGATTGTTCTGGGTATTCATTGGGACGGTGATATGTTATTCGTCAATCGTGGCGTCGCTCGCAGAAATGGAGTCAATGGCTCCTACGAGCGGTGGTAAGTGCCTCATGCAATACTCACTCCAGTGAACAGTGAGGTTGATAAATTGCAGGTCAATATCACTGGGTTTCCGAGTTTTCTCCccccaaatatcaaaagttcCTAAGTTATACAGCCGGTGATGACACCCCATATTTATTCTCCTCCTCAACACTCTCCACTTTTGCTAACCACGCCCCCGCCAGGCTGGATGTCGAGTCTTGGCTGGATTGCCAGCTTTGCTAGCAGCGTCTTTGTCCTTGCTACTCTCGTTGAAGCAATTATCGATATTCGAAATGCAGATTTTTTATTCTCATCATGGCAATATACACTCATCATGATAGCCTATTTGCTCATAACAATTGTTTTCAACACATGGGGCGCAAGACTCCTGCCTGTCATTGAAACCACTTCTTTGTTCGGACATTTGGCAGGGTTTCTGATAACTATCATACCTCTATGGGTTATGGCACCAAAGAACTCGACAAGAAGTGTGTTTTTAGATGTGATTAATAATGGAGGATGGAGTAACACAGGAACGAGTTGTTTGATCGCGCAGGTTAGCGTGATGTATTGTAATCTAGGTGAGTCATTGAAGAGCCGGATCGTTGAATTGAGTTTGGTTTCGTGGCTGATTAAATGGGGACATATAGGATCTGATAGTGCAGTGCATATCTGTAAGTACCCTATTTCCTCACATGATATGTCCGCTCAAATGCTCACATACCACTCAGCcgaagaagtagaagatgcATCGATCAACGTTCCACGAGCTATGTGGTGGAGCTATATACTCAACGTTTTCTTGGGAATCATCACGCTAGTAACCATGCTCTTCTGCATCGGTCCCCTCGACGCAGCAATTGAATCTCCAGCTCCCTATCTAAGCCTGTTTCTAAACACAGGATCTGAGGCCATGGCCACAGCTCTTATGATTATCCTTCGTATGTTCACCAATATCACACCCCATTTCTATTTGCGATCACATGTAGTGCCCTATTTCCCAACACAGCATCAACACTTCATTTTCCCGCATTTCCCTCCCAAATTGACCTCAATGGATGATAATGACCCCCCTATCTTGTAGTGATACTTGTCTTTTCTGGGAACATCACGGCGTTGGCTACGACGAGTAGAGAATTGTGGGCTTTCTCCAGGGATAAGGGTTTTCCATGTTCGCCATGGATATCCAAGGTAAGATCAATCAACCCTTCATCCttcatccaacatccaacgtcacctcttcttcaaaagctCTAATGGCCTTTAGATGAACCACAAACTCAACATTCCCCCTAATGCCATTTATCTAACATCCATCCTCACCCTTCTTCTCTGTCTCATAAATTTTGGTTCCTCCTTCGCCTTCAACATCGTTgtctccctctctctcctcgcCCTTCTTTCTACCTACATGATAAGTATTGGGTGTGTTCTCTTGAAGCGCATCCAAGGTAAATCTCTGCCTCCCGCACGATGGAGTTTAGGGCGATTTGGATTACCCATTAacgcatttgcatttgcgtATTGCGGGTTCGTGATGGTTTGGAGTTGTTTTCCAAATGAGGCACCGGTTACACTTGGAAATGCTAATGTGAGTAACGCTCTCGATTTTCTAGAACTGAAAATATAAAGTTggaagatgaaagatggaCTAACGACTGGTAGTGGGCACCGGCGGTTTGGTTTGCTGTCATTGTGATCGCAggtgtaatatatattgtacACGGGAGGAAGCATTATACACCACCAGTGGTGTTCGTAAAAGGGAGAGGAGACAGTGAGACGTTGCAAGCAGTTGACTAGAATGTGGAAGGGATGAAGTTATGAAATGTTATCGTTTGTCTTGTTTAGATCTGTTTTGAGAATTAGACGTACATATTCATAGGAAATTCTGACTAGCACCCACGGTCTGCACTTTGCAGACAATCCTGGGAATTAGGAGATGCGGGGCGTGAGATTCATACGATACTCTGTATATATCacatttttatcattttccCAATCCGAGCTTGTAGCTTATACATTCCACGGATGTAATAACAGAAATATCTCTGATGTACAGCAATAGGTAAGTGAGATGATCTCTTCAACGTTGACATGCACGATTTCACAAACCCCAGCTCACCCATTGCGAGTATCGGCTGTAAATTGAGGATTGTAAGTGTGAAAAGGAACTCAAGTTCTGTGCGGACAATCTCAATCATGGTCTTTCTGATAGACGTAAGGTCAGAGGGCTGGAGGTATTCAAGCAGAATAACATGAGGAACTGTTTCATGTTTCTCAAAATCCGGTCTGGCATTGGGACCGTGCAACTCGGTTTGAAATTTTGTCATCTTCAGTTCGTCTAGAGGATGCAAATGTGTTCCGATATCTACCAGTGTTTTCTTTGTTGCAATAAACGACAATTTTATGACATAGTCGGGGCAGGTATTTACTCTAGAAATACTCACTAGACCCATACGATCATCGAGTTCTGCATTCTGGCAATATTCTCTACCCTGGTGAACAGCATGAAGAGATGCCCAACTGGAAATTTGTCAAATTCACTGATGAACCTTCGTCAATTTATACACGTCCCGATTTCATTACCAAGCCATTGTCCCAATCACTTTACGATAATATCTTTCTTGACAGAACCGGACTTATTAGAGATTATGTCAAATCTTCCAAAGACTCTGAGCTTTTCATTCGATCCTACTTACTCGaacaaataataatacaacaTTTGAAATCCAGTTTTCGCGgatcaattttctttcccaaatcaataaaatggTCGTCATACATTACGCAAATTCAATAGTATCCTTGCAGCGAGTAAAATTGTACATTCACCCCTTTCCTTCACATACACCCGGTCTTTCATACCTTTCCGCGATTAGGTAGCTCCCCTGTATTCAAGTGGTAAAACTGAATTCATGGTTAGCTATGCTACGTCTATCACAAAACAATGAAAGCAACACTGAACGAACCTTTCTAGCCTCATCCTCAGACCTCTCCGTATTCTCTGCTTCACCCCCGTGAATCAAACCCAATTTATTCTTCCTCACAACGTCGAACCAAAAATACTTATCGAAATCTCCATTTTGGAGTtgcttcttgaatttctcaaTGAAATTATTGTAGATATCTGGTTCAATGAGTTCAATAAGTTCGGTTCTCATAGTCCTCAAATACTCTCCAGCTTGGCCCCAGGTAGAATCTCCGGTGCTTCGTTTGAGCAGTGTGCGAACAGTATCGCCCATTTCTCGAGTAACTTTGACGACGCTATCTGTGGAATCAGTGCTTGAAAGGGCTCGCTTAAATTCTGGGATGGCGTTCTCTACGGTGATCTTTTGACGTTTTTCTCGGCCGAGGAGAGCTTCTACATCGAGACCTGAGATAGGTTTGACGACTTCTCGATTGCGTTTGGCTTTGGTTATGGCAGGAACTATGGTACAATTAGATTGATAGAACTGGAGATGGGATTGGCAAGTGTAGTAGTACCTTTCTTGACATCAGCTATTCTGATCAGCTTCTCAATCTGGCCACTTGATTTTTCGACAAGCTCAGTGGGAGGATGTGACCATTTTGTTAGAACATCtggagggggagggatgCCTTCATCTGGCTTGACAGCACGTCTGCGTATAGCTTGGCTGATACGATGAAGGACAGGAGAGTAGGTGTCCTCGATGGCCATATATTCCGCTGGTTCGCTACACAAAGTCAGTGATATACTACCCATAAGGATACCAGAGTTTCTTCTTACCCTTCATCATTCTTCCCTGCTGTTGATAGATCCATACTATCAACAAATTTACTCATCGCAGCTTTCAAGTCGTTACTCGGAAGGTTTTTGTGCTTCTCCATTATGCCACCAGAGCTATTGAAAACCTTGTCAAGAGGCGCAAAACGATAGGCCCGTACATCTTCTGCAAACGGAAGGGGCACGTCGATAAGACCCTCTAGACCAGGCTCTATGAGGGGAGCAAGAAGTACAATTAGTGGATCTGATCCATCTTTCTTGACTATTCTAGCCACAGCACACGAGTCCAGCTCGTGAAGAGCATGGATAAGAGACGATAATGCCATTCTTGCCTTCTCGTTTGTCTTTTGAGCAATAGTGATGCAACTCTCCCCCATGTTGAGATATCTCTCGTACTAAAGACGTTAGGCCATACATAAAGATACGTTGATTATATGTTCTTACATCATTTGGCACAAAGCCCATAATCGAGAAGTCCTTTATTGTCTGAAGCTTTGTAATACTTTCATC is part of the Botrytis cinerea B05.10 chromosome 10, complete sequence genome and encodes:
- the Bcku80 gene encoding Bcku80 translates to MEKQATVYVVDLGKSLADCHHGRVETDLEYGMRYVWDKITLTMSTDRKTDGVGIVGFRTDETDNELHSSGEEGYANISVLKQLGQFQMQQLEEVKEAVKPSDTDDGDAISAIVVAMEMIKKHTTLKSGKPGKYARKIVLITDGNGFMNSEELDDIAKEINNNDIRLVVIGVDFDDAEYGFKEEDKDLVKSENEKLLRSFTEKCSDGIFGTTAEAIEALATPVVKVTREYNTYTGPLILGDVKKYPETAMSIDVARYFRTKQAKPVSAKSYVDRVTDEPIDVDLPNTDDLTSVTQARTYKVNDTTAPGGKKDVEKDALERGYEYGSTIVPISQSDESITKLQTIKDFSIMGFVPNDYERYLNMGESCITIAQKTNEKARMALSSLIHALHELDSCAVARIVKKDGSDPLIVLLAPLIEPGLEGLIDVPLPFAEDVRAYRFAPLDKVFNSSGGIMEKHKNLPSNDLKAAMSKFVDSMDLSTAGKNDEGEPAEYMAIEDTYSPVLHRISQAIRRRAVKPDEGIPPPPDVLTKWSHPPTELVEKSSGQIEKLIRIADVKKVPAITKAKRNREVVKPISGLDVEALLGREKRQKITVENAIPEFKRALSSTDSTDSVVKVTREMGDTVRTLLKRSTGDSTWGQAGEYLRTMRTELIELIEPDIYNNFIEKFKKQLQNGDFDKYFWFDVVRKNKLGLIHGGEAENTERSEDEARKFYHLNTGELPNRGKV